A stretch of Desulfurivibrio alkaliphilus AHT 2 DNA encodes these proteins:
- a CDS encoding UshA-like (seleno)protein, with protein MINTPKVWLAALLAMAAVFAGPAVTLTTADRQSPAQSTTDLLLLYSNDVRGEIEPCGUVSEQLGGLPRKAAQLNLARQQNPNTLALDAGALLFKRERLNPGLQQQDRATARGIVVAYQDMGFDAVGVNALDLAAGLDFLLTITAESQQPLWLSADLIDQARNKPPFPPGVVVKKGGNKVGVIALTGSLPSTINATTAADPAAKADKPAVPALRPWREVLPEQVAHFSAESDFLVLLSGLEATENEAIAAEFPEIHLLIVASRNSEANLRPRRVNNTVITSVGRQGKRLGLMEITWTPDQIWFDQELAQLEDKRQELDRLNWQWRSLQRSLQWVEKEHSATEVAEEPEKTESQKIYRQRMAAYQEELQQEIKALKKRVAALEETAGQRQAGSFHNQFFNLDHNYPEDEKMLRLVAAINEEINEIGRQQAIKNRQQQETREDFPYLGWQACAQCHQSQTANWQQSRHAQAYKTLEQRQRQYDPACIACHVTVDYQDDEVQALSLPSALRGVGCETCHGPGREHVATRNQPQATPGVIRRPQAETCRRCHTSEQSPDFNYLQSINYLEELCLPRP; from the coding sequence ATGATTAATACCCCTAAAGTATGGCTAGCGGCTCTGCTGGCAATGGCAGCCGTTTTCGCCGGCCCGGCGGTGACCTTGACCACGGCCGACCGGCAATCCCCTGCACAGTCGACGACCGACCTGCTGCTGCTTTATTCCAACGACGTGCGGGGCGAGATCGAACCCTGCGGCTGAGTATCGGAACAACTGGGCGGTCTGCCCAGAAAAGCGGCGCAACTGAACCTGGCCAGGCAACAGAACCCGAACACTTTAGCCCTGGACGCCGGGGCCCTGCTCTTTAAACGGGAACGGCTCAACCCCGGCCTGCAGCAACAGGACCGGGCCACGGCCCGGGGCATAGTCGTCGCCTATCAAGACATGGGCTTTGACGCGGTGGGAGTCAACGCCCTGGATTTGGCCGCCGGGCTCGATTTTTTGCTGACCATCACAGCCGAGTCCCAGCAACCGCTCTGGCTCAGTGCCGACCTCATCGACCAGGCCCGCAACAAGCCCCCCTTCCCCCCGGGAGTGGTGGTGAAGAAAGGCGGCAACAAAGTTGGGGTCATCGCTTTAACCGGTTCCCTCCCCTCGACAATAAATGCAACCACAGCTGCCGACCCGGCGGCTAAAGCCGACAAACCTGCCGTGCCGGCCTTACGACCCTGGCGGGAGGTACTGCCGGAACAGGTGGCGCATTTCAGCGCTGAAAGCGATTTTCTGGTGTTATTGTCCGGCCTGGAAGCTACGGAGAACGAGGCTATTGCCGCCGAATTTCCCGAAATTCACCTGCTCATCGTAGCCAGCCGCAACAGCGAGGCCAACCTGCGCCCCCGGCGAGTCAACAACACCGTCATCACCTCCGTCGGCCGCCAGGGCAAACGGCTGGGCCTGATGGAAATAACCTGGACCCCGGATCAAATCTGGTTCGACCAGGAACTGGCCCAGTTGGAGGATAAACGCCAGGAGCTTGATCGCCTTAACTGGCAGTGGCGTAGCCTGCAACGTTCACTGCAATGGGTGGAAAAGGAGCACTCTGCCACCGAGGTTGCCGAGGAACCCGAAAAAACCGAGAGCCAAAAGATCTACCGGCAGCGGATGGCGGCCTACCAGGAGGAGCTGCAGCAGGAGATCAAAGCTCTGAAAAAGCGTGTGGCGGCGCTGGAAGAAACGGCGGGGCAACGCCAGGCCGGCAGTTTCCATAACCAGTTTTTCAACCTGGACCATAACTACCCGGAAGATGAAAAAATGCTCCGGCTGGTGGCCGCAATCAATGAGGAAATCAACGAGATCGGTCGTCAGCAGGCCATAAAAAACCGTCAGCAACAAGAGACCAGGGAGGATTTCCCTTACCTGGGCTGGCAAGCCTGCGCCCAGTGCCACCAGTCGCAAACCGCCAACTGGCAGCAGAGCCGCCATGCCCAGGCCTACAAGACACTGGAACAGCGGCAGCGCCAGTACGACCCGGCCTGCATTGCCTGCCACGTAACCGTCGACTACCAGGATGACGAGGTACAGGCGCTGTCGTTGCCCTCAGCCTTGCGGGGGGTGGGCTGCGAGACCTGCCATGGTCCCGGCCGGGAACATGTGGCCACCCGTAACCAGCCCCAAGCAACGCCCGGCGTCATCCGGCGACCGCAAGCCGAAACCTGCCGCCGCTGCCATACCAGCGAGCAGAGCCCGGACTTCAACTATCTGCAATCCATCAACTACCTGGAAGAGTTATGCCTGCCCCGGCCGTAG
- a CDS encoding metal ABC transporter permease, whose translation MFELIEALRNPDISFFRHAFLVGLLASVSFGIMGTYVVAKRISYLAGAIAHCVLGGIGAGLYLQHRVGIGWFDPLYGALIAALLAALIIGLVSLHAKQREDTVIGALWATGMAIGLLFIAQTPGYVEPMSYLFGNILLISQTDIWLVLGLNLVVVTVCAVFYHQLLAVCFDGEFARLRGLNSDLYHLLLLCLTALTVVLLVRVVGIIMVIALLTLPAAVAGTFARTLGQMMLGAIVCCLLFVSFGLGISFLHDLPSGPTIILVAAGAYLLSLLARRS comes from the coding sequence GTGTTTGAACTCATCGAGGCCTTGCGCAATCCCGATATCTCCTTTTTTCGCCATGCCTTTTTAGTTGGCCTGCTGGCCAGCGTCTCTTTTGGGATAATGGGAACTTACGTGGTGGCCAAAAGGATCAGCTACCTGGCGGGGGCCATCGCCCACTGCGTACTGGGGGGCATCGGCGCCGGGCTTTATCTGCAGCACCGGGTGGGCATCGGCTGGTTTGACCCCTTATACGGGGCCCTGATCGCCGCCCTGCTGGCGGCTCTGATCATCGGGCTGGTCAGCCTGCATGCCAAGCAGCGGGAAGATACGGTGATCGGGGCGCTTTGGGCCACCGGCATGGCCATCGGCCTGCTCTTTATCGCCCAGACCCCGGGCTATGTGGAGCCCATGAGCTATCTTTTCGGCAATATTCTGCTGATCAGCCAAACCGATATCTGGTTGGTGCTGGGCTTGAACCTGGTGGTGGTGACGGTCTGCGCGGTTTTTTACCACCAGTTGCTGGCGGTTTGTTTCGACGGAGAATTTGCCCGGCTACGTGGCTTGAACAGCGACCTGTATCACCTGCTGCTGCTCTGCCTTACCGCCCTGACCGTGGTTTTGCTGGTCCGGGTGGTGGGCATTATCATGGTGATCGCCCTGCTCACCCTGCCGGCGGCGGTGGCCGGCACCTTTGCCCGCACCCTGGGGCAGATGATGCTGGGGGCCATCGTTTGCTGCCTGCTCTTTGTCAGCTTTGGCCTGGGCATCAGCTTTTTGCACGACCTGCCCAGCGGCCCCACCATTATCCTGGTGGCCGCCGGCGCTTACCTGCTCTCCCTGCTGGCCCGGCGCTCATAA
- a CDS encoding manganese-dependent inorganic pyrophosphatase, with translation MSVYVVGHSSPDTDSVASAIAFAHYLKATGTDAVPVAQSADLSPETTLVLERFGLSKPELFTDAADKDVALVDFSDIGQAPDNIKSANVVAIVDHHKIGDITTNGPIFFYAKPVGCTCTVLNEMFKNNNVDLPKDIAGAMLCAILSDTVNFKSPTCTDEDKAAVKELAAKAGVTDTDSLFMEMLKAKSAVDGVPIKDLVFRDYKDFDMGGKKVGICQLELATLDQVAAIRNDLIKGLQDVKADGRHTVIMMLTDVVKEGSELLVFSDDPAVVESAFGGKLSNDTMWVDGMMSRKKQTVPPLQKAFGA, from the coding sequence ATGTCCGTCTATGTTGTAGGGCACTCAAGCCCCGATACCGATTCCGTAGCATCCGCCATCGCCTTTGCTCACTACCTGAAGGCCACCGGCACCGACGCTGTTCCCGTGGCCCAGTCCGCCGACCTCAGCCCCGAGACCACCCTGGTTTTGGAGCGCTTTGGCCTGTCCAAGCCGGAGCTGTTCACCGACGCCGCCGACAAGGACGTGGCCCTGGTGGATTTCAGCGATATCGGCCAGGCTCCGGACAACATCAAAAGCGCCAACGTGGTGGCCATTGTCGACCATCATAAAATCGGCGATATCACCACCAACGGTCCCATCTTCTTCTACGCCAAGCCGGTGGGCTGCACCTGCACGGTGCTCAACGAGATGTTCAAGAACAACAACGTTGATCTGCCCAAGGATATCGCCGGTGCCATGCTCTGCGCCATCCTCAGCGATACCGTGAACTTCAAGTCCCCCACCTGCACCGACGAAGATAAGGCCGCCGTCAAGGAACTGGCCGCCAAGGCCGGGGTTACCGACACCGATTCCCTGTTCATGGAGATGCTCAAGGCCAAGTCGGCGGTGGATGGAGTGCCCATCAAAGACCTGGTCTTCCGCGACTACAAAGATTTCGACATGGGCGGCAAGAAGGTCGGCATCTGCCAGCTGGAACTGGCCACCCTGGACCAGGTAGCCGCCATCCGCAACGACCTGATCAAGGGCCTGCAGGATGTCAAGGCCGACGGCCGCCACACGGTGATCATGATGCTCACCGACGTGGTCAAGGAAGGTTCCGAGCTGCTGGTCTTCTCTGATGATCCGGCGGTTGTGGAAAGCGCCTTCGGCGGCAAACTGAGCAACGACACCATGTGGGTCGACGGCATGATGAGCCGCAAGAAGCAGACCGTACCGCCGCTGCAAAAAGCCTTCGGCGCCTAA
- a CDS encoding metal ABC transporter ATP-binding protein: MNPPAESIANAAPVIEVSGLDFAYNRHQPAVLQQVNLRIDHLDSICLVGPNGGGKTTLLKLILGLLTPQRGQIRVLGRTPAEVRLRLGYVPQYAHYDPLFPVTVMDVVLMGRLGRQPLGWYRQDDRQAARQALALMKLEPLAEQRFASLSGGQRQRTLIARALASDAEILLLDEPTANIDLKSEQSLFALLKELNQSRTVVVVTHDIGFASSFFQRVACVNRQVVTHPVSELNGQMIQELYGGDVAMIRHDHTCVGGHCRPGESGGV; encoded by the coding sequence GTGAATCCGCCGGCAGAAAGCATAGCCAACGCCGCCCCGGTAATCGAGGTGAGCGGGCTTGATTTTGCCTACAACCGCCATCAACCTGCGGTTTTACAACAGGTAAACCTGCGCATTGATCACCTGGATTCCATTTGCCTGGTCGGCCCCAACGGCGGCGGCAAAACCACCCTGCTAAAACTTATTTTAGGCCTGCTCACCCCGCAACGGGGGCAAATCCGGGTGCTGGGGCGGACACCGGCCGAGGTGCGCCTGCGTCTGGGGTATGTGCCCCAGTACGCCCATTACGACCCCCTCTTTCCGGTCACGGTGATGGATGTGGTGCTCATGGGTCGCCTGGGCCGCCAGCCCCTGGGCTGGTACCGCCAGGACGATCGCCAGGCCGCCCGCCAGGCCTTGGCGCTGATGAAACTCGAACCCCTGGCCGAGCAGCGTTTTGCCTCCCTTTCCGGCGGCCAGCGGCAACGAACCCTGATCGCCCGGGCGTTGGCCAGCGACGCCGAAATCTTGCTGCTGGACGAACCAACCGCCAACATCGATCTTAAATCGGAGCAAAGTCTTTTTGCCCTGCTCAAGGAGTTGAATCAAAGCCGCACCGTGGTGGTGGTTACCCACGACATCGGCTTTGCCTCCAGTTTTTTCCAGCGGGTGGCCTGCGTCAACCGCCAGGTGGTCACCCACCCGGTCTCGGAGCTTAACGGCCAGATGATCCAGGAACTCTACGGTGGCGATGTGGCCATGATCAGGCATGACCACACTTGCGTCGGCGGCCACTGCCGGCCGGGGGAGAGCGGCGGTGTTTGA
- a CDS encoding cold-shock protein — translation MAEGTVKWFNDAKGFGFIAQDSGSDVFVHHTAILGQGFKSLQEGARVEFEIVDGPKGPAASNVRQL, via the coding sequence ATGGCAGAAGGTACAGTAAAGTGGTTCAACGACGCAAAAGGTTTCGGCTTTATCGCTCAAGACAGCGGCAGTGACGTATTCGTACATCACACCGCCATTTTGGGGCAGGGCTTCAAGTCCCTGCAGGAAGGAGCCCGGGTCGAATTCGAGATCGTTGACGGTCCCAAGGGCCCGGCGGCAAGCAACGTTCGCCAGCTCTAA
- a CDS encoding class II fructose-bisphosphate aldolase, with the protein MAVNQADFERALAVGRPPNITALFPNSKALIVSGKVIDRALLTKGRCMTIAANARNPFIIRGALAAAQRANAAIIIEIARSEGGAKAYCPVNYWNMATLVDTAMNELGITIPVAIHADHYGLKKESDIDFAKVEIPTLFEHGITSIAIDASHLPDDKNLLTNLALSQLVPAWAGYETEVGEIKGTSGLSTPDEALFLIQGLNAHNIFPDWIALNNGTTHGIEASDAGIDVELTRKIHDQLSPYRISGAQHGTSGNSSDRLRAIAEQTRTTKANVATALQMVSWGVEVNDYGNAKLDADGRFVKLKNEGVTESLWEEMVAYAEAQGWKGGNYKNLNLPFANRLTGQPAAVRQRMCKAVEDFVYKLLTSVFNAEDTAEAALAAIIQQGSHDLGPKAERLEDPAQWTGDKIVEKAATLDSDKGPEGDFDD; encoded by the coding sequence ATGGCCGTTAACCAGGCTGATTTTGAACGCGCGCTGGCGGTGGGTCGCCCCCCCAACATCACCGCCCTGTTCCCCAATTCCAAAGCCCTGATCGTCAGCGGCAAGGTTATCGACCGGGCCTTGTTGACCAAGGGCCGCTGCATGACCATCGCCGCCAACGCCCGCAATCCTTTTATTATCCGTGGCGCCCTGGCCGCCGCCCAGCGGGCCAATGCCGCCATCATCATTGAAATCGCCCGCTCCGAAGGCGGTGCCAAGGCCTATTGCCCGGTAAATTACTGGAACATGGCCACCCTGGTGGACACGGCCATGAACGAGTTGGGGATTACCATTCCGGTGGCCATCCACGCCGACCATTACGGGCTGAAAAAGGAAAGCGACATCGACTTCGCCAAGGTGGAGATCCCCACCCTCTTTGAACACGGGATCACTTCCATCGCCATCGACGCCTCCCACCTGCCCGACGACAAGAACCTGCTGACCAACCTGGCCTTAAGCCAACTGGTGCCGGCCTGGGCCGGTTATGAAACCGAGGTGGGTGAAATCAAAGGTACCAGCGGGCTGTCCACCCCCGATGAGGCCCTGTTTTTGATCCAGGGGCTCAATGCCCACAACATCTTCCCGGACTGGATCGCCCTTAACAACGGCACCACCCACGGCATCGAAGCCAGCGACGCCGGGATTGACGTGGAACTGACGCGCAAGATTCATGACCAGCTTTCCCCCTACCGTATCTCCGGTGCCCAGCACGGCACCTCGGGCAACTCCTCGGACCGCCTGCGGGCCATTGCCGAGCAGACCCGGACCACCAAGGCCAACGTGGCCACCGCCCTGCAGATGGTCTCCTGGGGGGTGGAGGTCAACGACTACGGCAACGCCAAGCTCGATGCCGACGGTCGTTTCGTGAAACTCAAGAACGAGGGGGTAACCGAGTCGTTGTGGGAGGAAATGGTGGCCTACGCCGAGGCCCAGGGCTGGAAGGGAGGCAATTACAAGAATCTCAACCTGCCTTTTGCCAACCGTCTCACCGGTCAGCCGGCGGCGGTACGGCAGCGGATGTGCAAGGCGGTGGAGGATTTTGTCTACAAACTGCTCACCTCGGTGTTTAACGCCGAAGACACCGCCGAGGCGGCCCTGGCGGCGATTATTCAGCAAGGCAGCCACGACCTTGGCCCCAAGGCGGAGCGCCTGGAAGACCCGGCCCAGTGGACCGGCGACAAAATTGTTGAAAAAGCCGCTACCCTGGATAGCGACAAAGGCCCCGAAGGAGATTTCGACGACTAG
- the tatA gene encoding twin-arginine translocase TatA/TatE family subunit, which yields MFGLGMPELIVILIIAFLVFGGKKLPEIGSGLGKAISSFKKGVREVEQESGVSDIKSLKEDIQDEVNKVKDAGGGK from the coding sequence ATGTTTGGTTTGGGAATGCCGGAGTTGATTGTCATCCTGATTATCGCCTTTCTGGTTTTTGGCGGCAAAAAGCTGCCGGAAATCGGCTCTGGCCTGGGAAAGGCCATAAGCTCGTTTAAAAAAGGAGTACGGGAGGTGGAGCAGGAAAGTGGAGTCAGCGACATCAAGTCCTTGAAAGAAGATATCCAGGATGAGGTCAACAAGGTCAAGGATGCAGGCGGCGGCAAATAG
- a CDS encoding metal ABC transporter solute-binding protein, Zn/Mn family, which translates to MISKAQLCLTALLFCCWLSAAGPATAAAAELRVITGIAPLSFLVAEIGGERVRVGTLIPPGQDPHTFEPRPGQVTELARADIFFALNMPFERTLLARTPQQQGSGPQIIDVSRNIDKLPMPEHHHDHDHRHGEGAAHRHGELDPHIWLGPEELLIISRHILNGLSAADPDHAAHYQAAHERLRQRIKELHARNQARLAPLAGQTFFVYHPAFGYFAAAYDLQQKPVEIAGKSPTPRQLIALIEAARREGVRVVFTQPQFDRRSADAVARAIDGRVVMLDPLAADVLRNLEQMASVIQEALTPSGDQ; encoded by the coding sequence ATGATCTCGAAAGCCCAACTCTGCCTTACCGCCCTGCTCTTCTGCTGCTGGCTCTCAGCGGCCGGACCGGCAACGGCCGCGGCCGCCGAACTGCGAGTAATCACCGGCATTGCGCCGCTTTCCTTCCTGGTGGCGGAAATAGGCGGCGAGCGGGTCCGGGTTGGGACCCTGATTCCCCCGGGCCAGGACCCCCATACCTTTGAGCCGCGCCCCGGCCAGGTCACGGAACTGGCTCGGGCCGACATCTTTTTTGCCCTGAACATGCCCTTTGAGCGCACCCTGCTGGCCAGGACTCCCCAGCAGCAGGGAAGCGGGCCCCAAATTATCGATGTCTCCCGCAATATCGATAAACTGCCCATGCCGGAACATCACCACGACCACGATCACCGCCATGGCGAGGGGGCCGCTCACCGGCACGGCGAACTGGACCCCCATATCTGGCTGGGACCGGAAGAGTTGCTGATCATCAGCAGGCATATCCTGAACGGCTTAAGCGCCGCCGACCCGGATCATGCCGCCCATTACCAGGCGGCCCATGAACGGCTGCGGCAACGCATTAAAGAGTTGCATGCCCGCAACCAAGCACGGCTGGCGCCGCTGGCCGGGCAGACCTTTTTTGTTTACCACCCGGCTTTCGGCTATTTTGCCGCCGCTTACGACTTGCAGCAAAAGCCGGTGGAGATTGCCGGCAAATCGCCCACCCCGCGCCAGTTGATTGCCCTGATCGAGGCTGCGCGCCGGGAAGGGGTGCGGGTGGTTTTTACTCAACCCCAGTTCGACCGGCGCAGCGCCGACGCCGTCGCCCGCGCCATCGACGGGCGGGTGGTCATGCTGGACCCTTTGGCCGCCGACGTGCTGCGCAACCTGGAACAGATGGCCAGCGTCATCCAGGAAGCCTTAACCCCGAGCGGTGACCAGTGA
- a CDS encoding replication-associated recombination protein A yields the protein MSNSKTAARKNQPQRDQPTTPLAERMRPARLDDFVGQRHLLADDKLLAGLSRHGYLPSLLLWGPPGSGKTTLARILAGGSGADFVFFSAVLSGVKEIREIVERSRRIRAESGRGSVLFVDEIHRFNKSQQDAFLPHVEAGLITLIGATTENPSFHVIAPLLSRCRVIVLNPLAAEDLQIILERALSDEERGLGKLRLKISREAADHLISIADGDARSLLNSLEIAAALAQDQARGQTASQEIGGEVQIGLTTVEEAIQRHSLRYDADGEEHYNLISALHKSLRDSDPDGALYWLGRMLAAGEEPLYIARRLIRFASEDIGNADPQALGLAVQARESYHLLGSPEGELALAQAVVYLATAPKSNAVYAAYNQVLATIKKSGSLPVPLHLRNAPTKLMRDLNYGKDYQYAHDDRLGLVDQQHLPDQLAGTRFYHPTNRGHEALVKERLEKWRKILAQRKKTQP from the coding sequence ATGAGCAACAGCAAAACGGCAGCGAGGAAAAACCAACCCCAGCGGGACCAGCCTACCACCCCGCTGGCCGAACGGATGCGCCCAGCCCGGCTGGATGATTTCGTCGGCCAGCGCCATCTGCTGGCTGACGACAAACTGCTCGCCGGCTTAAGCCGCCACGGTTACCTCCCATCGCTTTTGCTCTGGGGTCCGCCGGGTTCCGGCAAAACCACCCTGGCCCGGATTCTGGCCGGCGGCAGCGGGGCGGATTTTGTCTTTTTCTCGGCGGTCCTCTCCGGGGTCAAGGAGATCCGGGAAATTGTCGAACGAAGCCGCCGCATCAGGGCGGAAAGCGGCCGGGGCAGCGTACTCTTTGTCGATGAGATCCACCGTTTCAACAAATCTCAGCAGGATGCCTTTCTCCCCCACGTGGAGGCCGGACTGATCACCCTGATCGGGGCCACCACCGAAAACCCCTCTTTTCATGTCATCGCCCCGCTACTCTCCCGTTGCCGGGTGATTGTGCTCAACCCCTTGGCGGCGGAAGATCTACAGATCATCCTGGAACGGGCTCTGAGTGATGAAGAACGGGGCCTGGGGAAGCTGCGCCTGAAGATCAGCCGGGAGGCCGCCGATCACCTGATCAGCATCGCCGATGGCGATGCCAGGAGCCTGCTCAACAGCCTGGAAATCGCCGCCGCCCTGGCCCAGGATCAGGCCCGGGGACAGACTGCAAGCCAAGAGATCGGCGGTGAGGTGCAAATCGGCCTGACCACGGTGGAAGAGGCCATTCAGCGCCACAGCCTGCGCTACGATGCCGACGGCGAGGAACATTACAATCTGATTTCGGCCCTGCACAAAAGCCTGCGCGACAGCGACCCCGACGGGGCCCTGTACTGGCTGGGCCGGATGCTGGCCGCCGGGGAAGAGCCGCTTTACATCGCCCGTCGCCTGATCCGCTTTGCCTCGGAAGATATCGGCAACGCCGACCCCCAGGCTCTGGGCCTGGCCGTGCAGGCCCGGGAGAGTTACCACCTGCTGGGCAGCCCGGAGGGTGAACTGGCCCTGGCCCAGGCAGTGGTTTATCTGGCCACCGCGCCCAAAAGCAACGCCGTTTACGCCGCCTACAACCAGGTGCTGGCCACCATCAAAAAAAGCGGCAGCCTGCCGGTGCCGCTCCACCTGCGCAATGCCCCCACCAAGCTGATGCGGGACCTTAACTACGGCAAGGACTACCAGTACGCCCACGACGACCGTCTGGGGCTGGTGGATCAGCAGCATCTGCCGGACCAGTTGGCCGGCACCAGGTTTTATCATCCCACCAACCGCGGACATGAGGCGCTGGTTAAGGAGCGACTGGAAAAATGGCGCAAAATCCTGGCCCAACGAAAAAAGACCCAACCCTAG
- a CDS encoding OmpA family protein has product MIRPFPGAVLHERSSVYQNFDSYEFQVRNPQTGRAERQMVKGEYRRLRYFLHKEDGSRDTSVSRVEYFENFKSAALAMGGEIKWEDSRELVFTIPREDGGVTWCRVEVSVGAGSTILIIIDEEPLEIKLEFGPDQMKAALDADGRIALYGILFDYDRATLQQASSKQLQGIVTLLHDHPDLRLEIQGHTDSDGSAAYNLQLSQRRAESVLNYLLLFGIDPSRLKSKGYGETMPVAPNDTAENKAKNRRVELVRLD; this is encoded by the coding sequence TTGATACGTCCATTTCCCGGGGCGGTGCTGCATGAGAGAAGCTCCGTTTATCAGAATTTCGACTCCTACGAATTTCAGGTGCGAAACCCGCAAACCGGGAGAGCCGAAAGGCAGATGGTTAAGGGGGAATATCGACGGCTGCGCTATTTTTTGCATAAAGAGGATGGTAGTCGCGACACCAGTGTTTCACGGGTGGAGTATTTTGAAAATTTTAAAAGCGCCGCTCTGGCCATGGGGGGTGAAATCAAATGGGAAGACTCAAGGGAGCTGGTGTTTACCATTCCCCGTGAAGATGGAGGGGTAACCTGGTGTCGGGTAGAGGTGTCGGTGGGGGCTGGTTCGACAATCCTGATTATCATTGATGAAGAACCTCTTGAAATAAAACTGGAGTTTGGCCCGGACCAGATGAAAGCCGCCCTCGACGCCGACGGCCGGATCGCCCTTTACGGTATTCTCTTTGATTACGACAGGGCAACGTTGCAGCAAGCCTCGAGCAAACAGCTCCAAGGAATAGTGACCCTGCTGCACGATCATCCTGACCTGCGGCTTGAGATTCAGGGGCATACCGACAGTGATGGCAGTGCCGCCTACAATCTTCAGCTTTCCCAGCGCCGGGCGGAATCGGTGCTGAACTACCTGTTGCTTTTCGGGATTGACCCCTCGCGTCTTAAGTCGAAAGGATATGGCGAAACAATGCCGGTGGCGCCCAACGACACGGCTGAAAATAAAGCCAAAAACCGCCGCGTGGAGCTGGTGCGGCTGGATTAA